A segment of the Desulfitobacterium dehalogenans ATCC 51507 genome:
CTGGGGTTATTAATGACCATCGTGGATTGGAGAGGATTGCTCTGTCTCACGGGGGGACTCTTCGTCATTCTTTGTCTCTGTCCTCTCCCTCTTAAAGCCTTTCAATCCGTCATTAAGGCAGGGATCGTGTTAGGATTTTTCTATACCTTAATCATGGGTTGGCATTGGGAAGATGGCTGGATCTTCTGGGAAGGATACTGGTCCAGAGAAGGAATACTTCAGGGGCTGATTATGAGCTGGCGGATTCTTCTCGTTTTCCTTTTAACGAGAATTTTTGCGGCCTTTACCTTACCCTCAGAACAAGGAATAGGAATCGCTTTCTTTTTCACACCCTTTTATCGCCTTACCCCTAAGGCAGCAGATTTTGCCCTCTTAATTACTTTGACCCTGCGCTTTATCCCTTTGCTGCTGGAGGAGGCTGCTTTGCTTTATAAAGCCCGCCTGGCTAAGGGGAATTTATCCGTAAAATGGATAGGGAGGATAAAGGAGCTAGCGGCTCTTTTGCTCCCCCTGCTTCGAATTACATTGCGACGGGCTGAAGAGGTGGCAGAAAATCTCGTGGCACGGGGTTATGTTTCCGGCGGTTACCGTGCCTTGGGAACAAAGGAGTGGGAGGAAAGGGATAGTTGGGGAGCTGTGGTTCTAATACTATGGTGCATGGGGACTTTGCTTATTGAGCAATTCTGGAGGTCGTAGTGATCGTGCGCACGATAAGGGGTTCGGGTGCCTATGAAGAATAAAAGTTGTCAGATAATATGCCGCCTACCCACTAGTAACCTCCACTATTTTCCGTTATTATAGTGCATAGGTATTATGTGGATTTTTTAGAAACGAAGAAGCGGGTTAACTCAGGGGTTAGGAAAAGGGAGAGCGAATGAGTATGTGAAACTTCTGATTAGCCAAATTGAGCAGTGAGGAGCAGAAAAAATGAAATTAATTCGGGCAGGGGTCTTTTTTCTAATGGCTGCCTTGGTTTTAGGCGGTTGTGCTAGTCAAAGCTATTCCGAGAATGTGGTCGCTGTTGTCAATGGAGAAACGATTACCAAAGAAGAGATCGCTGAAGTAATTAAGGAGAGGAAACTACTTATTGATTTAACTGAAGCCTTGCGGTTAGTTAATGGAGAAAGCAGTATGCCGCAAAGAGAGGCCATGATCCAAGCCTTCGGAATTAATGAAGGGGATATGACGCCGGGTCAGAAAAGATTCTTTGAGGGTATTGAACGATCCTCTGCTAAGATACCGACCGAGAATGAAGCCCTGAATATTCTGCTTGTGGAGGAAGTCCTTCATCAGGAGGCAGTCAAGGAAGGGCATGACGCGTCTATCGATAAAGTCAGAGAGATTATGGAAGAAAGTAAAAGGATAAACATGGAGGCTATGTCTCAAAACGAGGAAGCACTAAAAGAATACAATGAATATGTGGAAAAGACTGCGTCAATTTATCATCAGTATGGGTTTGCATCCGAGGATGACTATTTAAACAAACGCATTGATAGAACGGCTCGAGCCATGGCCATCAATACCATGAACTATGAGTTCGACAAAGTTATGACAGATAAGCTTCCCAATATTGACCTTCCCCAGATGGAACGGGGAAATGCCTGGGAGGATTATGGGGAATATCTCTTGAGCAAAGCCAAAGTTAAAATCCTTAAACCGGAATACCAAATCGAGCATTACGGAGAATCATGGAGTCATGGCAAGCTTAATCTAAAAGCAGCTTCTAAGTAAGAAAGGACATTGTAAAATTTTGTCATGTGAAAACCGCATGGTATACTATGGTGAAACAAAAAGAATAAAGGGTCAGAATATCATTATGGTATTTGCAAACATAGGGAGAGTGCATCATGTCCAGAGATCAACAACCTGATGAAAATGGCGTAAATGACGTATGCTATACCTATAAAGACTATCTAACCTGGGCCAAGACCCAACCTGGTGAGATCCTCAACGGAGTACCCTATGGCAGAAGTCCGGCTCCCTCCATACACTATCTGGAGGTATTGGGGGAGTTGTATATAGCTTTTGCCCATTATCTGAGGGAAAAACCGGGGAAAGTGTTTCTTTTTCCCTTTGATGTGCGGCTGCCTGGTGATGCTGATCAAAAAGATGAGGATATCCCCACTGTTGTGCAGCCGGATCTTACTGTGATCTGTGAACTGTCGAAAGTGGATGAGGGAGGGTGTAAAGGAGCGCCTGATCTCATCATCGAGATCTTAGCAGAGGACACTATGCATAGAGATTTGTATTTAAAGCTGCGCATCTACGAAAAAGCGGGAGTCCCTGAATATTGGGTAGTTCATCCTACGGATCGGACAGTTCTCACATTTAAATTAAAGGAGGGGGCTTATGATACCCCCAAATTTTATAAAGCTTCTGATGAAGTTCCTGTAGGGTTATTCCCGGATCTTATCATTCCCCTTGCTGAGATTTTCCGCTGATGGAAGGCTTGCGTGGTCTCGGTGATACCAAGAAAAGCATAAAAAAGGGACTGTCTCTGTGACAGTCCTTTTTTTATGCTTTGTTAGATGAGCAACCCGAACAGTTCGGGATTATCGTTGATGCGTGTATATTGGAAACCCTTCTTATCCATTCTTTCAATCAAGGGCTGGTAATCTTCTTTACGGGAGAGCTCAATACCAATGAGTGTTGGGCCTTTTTCCTTATTATTGGATTTGGTGTACTCAAAGCGGGCAATATCATCATTAGGACCTAGGACTTCCCCGACAAATTCTTTTAGGGCACCGGGGCGCTGAGGGAAGTTGACAATGAAATAATGTTTGAGTCCCTGATCCAGTAAGGAACGCTCCTTAATTTCAGGAGTTCTTTCAATATCATTATTGCCCCCGCTGATGATGCAGACGACATTTTTGCCTTTGATCTTATCCTTATAGGTCTCCAGAGCTGCGATGGAAAGAGCACCCGCCGGTTCAACCACAATGGCACTATCGTTATACATTTCCAGGATGATGGTACATACTTTTCCTTCTGTAACCACGATGACATCTGCGAGAACCTCGCGGCAGATTTCAAAAGTAAGATCTCCTACTCGTTTTACAGCGGTACCATCCACAAATCCATCGATGTGGGGTAAGGTGACTACTTCACTTTGGGCTAAGGCTTGCTTCATGGAAGCTGCACCGACAGCTTCCACGCCAATGACCTGGGTTTTGGGACTTAAGCTTTTCATGGCAATTCCCACGCCGGACATGAGGCCGCCGCCGCCGACACCACCCACAATATAGTCAACGGGCGCTTCCATATCATTAAGAATCTCCATGGCAATGGTTCCTTGACCTGCAATGACTAAAGGATCATCAAAAGGATGAACAAAGGTCTTATTAGCTTCTTCACAATGAGCCTTCGCTTTATTGAAAGCGTCATCGAAGGTATCACCGATCTGAATCACTTCCACAAAATCTCCTCCAAAGCGTTTGATGGAAGAGATTTTTTGCTTTGGTGTAGTGGAGGGCACATAGATACTTCCTTTAATACCCAGGATTTTGCAGGAATGAGCGACTCCCTGGGCATGGTTCCCCGCACTGGCACAAACGACACCGCTGTTAAGCCGTTCTTGGGGAATACTATGGATCATATTATAAGCTCCCCGGAGCTTGAAGGAACGGACCACTTGAAGATCTTCCCGTTTTAAGAAAACATTGCATTGGTATTTCTCTGAAAGAAGGTCATGACGATGCAAAGGTGTTTTATTGATAACCCCTTTTAAGGTTTGACCGGCTCTGAGAATATCCTCTAGGACGACTTTTTCCATATAAAAGATTTACCCCTTTCCACATTCCTACAGTATCCTTCATCACCATCGATGAGTTATATAACAGATTATTTTATTAATATTACTCTTGCTTTTGCCCTTAGTCAACCTTAACCTGATCTAAAAATAAGGTCCAAACTACAAAGCAAAGAGGAATTATGCTACAATTTACTCAGGATAGTGTGGATTTGTCATTGGATAAGGCCGGACT
Coding sequences within it:
- a CDS encoding energy-coupling factor transporter transmembrane component T family protein, which gives rise to MLERGLYHPGESTWHKIDPRLKIGGLVTLGLLMTIVDWRGLLCLTGGLFVILCLCPLPLKAFQSVIKAGIVLGFFYTLIMGWHWEDGWIFWEGYWSREGILQGLIMSWRILLVFLLTRIFAAFTLPSEQGIGIAFFFTPFYRLTPKAADFALLITLTLRFIPLLLEEAALLYKARLAKGNLSVKWIGRIKELAALLLPLLRITLRRAEEVAENLVARGYVSGGYRALGTKEWEERDSWGAVVLILWCMGTLLIEQFWRS
- a CDS encoding Uma2 family endonuclease yields the protein MSRDQQPDENGVNDVCYTYKDYLTWAKTQPGEILNGVPYGRSPAPSIHYLEVLGELYIAFAHYLREKPGKVFLFPFDVRLPGDADQKDEDIPTVVQPDLTVICELSKVDEGGCKGAPDLIIEILAEDTMHRDLYLKLRIYEKAGVPEYWVVHPTDRTVLTFKLKEGAYDTPKFYKASDEVPVGLFPDLIIPLAEIFR
- the ilvA gene encoding threonine ammonia-lyase IlvA, whose product is MEKVVLEDILRAGQTLKGVINKTPLHRHDLLSEKYQCNVFLKREDLQVVRSFKLRGAYNMIHSIPQERLNSGVVCASAGNHAQGVAHSCKILGIKGSIYVPSTTPKQKISSIKRFGGDFVEVIQIGDTFDDAFNKAKAHCEEANKTFVHPFDDPLVIAGQGTIAMEILNDMEAPVDYIVGGVGGGGLMSGVGIAMKSLSPKTQVIGVEAVGAASMKQALAQSEVVTLPHIDGFVDGTAVKRVGDLTFEICREVLADVIVVTEGKVCTIILEMYNDSAIVVEPAGALSIAALETYKDKIKGKNVVCIISGGNNDIERTPEIKERSLLDQGLKHYFIVNFPQRPGALKEFVGEVLGPNDDIARFEYTKSNNKEKGPTLIGIELSRKEDYQPLIERMDKKGFQYTRINDNPELFGLLI